TAATACGAGTCAGGTAAATATTTGCCATATTAAAAAGCAGTTATGAACTCTCATGGCCAACTGTTTTACTGGCATAACAGGTATCTAATACATTTGTGCTCATTTACCTTTATTTGCTTACTTGCATTAATGTGAAATGTCAGTAACTTCATTGTATACTACAAGTTGCTGTTAACATAATGGACTATAAAGTATGATGCCCAGAGGGTGCCCTGTTTGTTAACAAATTGATGGGCTGGACGTAAAATGCACATTCCTCCATATACGTCATAATCTGTGGGCAGGAAGAAACAATATTTGACCCTGTGTCTCAAAACAGTAATGTGTGGTTGtaactaaaaaatgctgggttaaaaacaaccaagCGCTGGgcaaaatatggacaaacccagcgtctgggttgttttgacccagcggttgtgTGTTTAACCCAGGGTAGTTTTATTCAACTCAATTATTGtgtaaaattactatatttcttgcttaaaatgaacccaaaatctGTTGAAAATTAACGTTCATTAATGTTctgtaataaatgaataataaacttttttaaattgcttattaataaatgttcaccttttgattattactgttgcctctagtaattatgtgtctgatttttaatttacaacctattttgggttcattttaagccagccatatagtattatattttttaaactatagctgagtaaataaaactacccagaaggttgggttaaatatttaactCAACCTCTgtgtcaaaacaacccagtggcTGGGTTTgcccatatttcacccagcatttTGTAGAGTGatgtgtattaaatataatgtgAACACAGAAAATGTTCACACGTATTGCTAGATATATATCACTGAAATAAGTTTCTTGTGTTTGTACAGTGTAAACAGCAAAAACGAATCTGGCTATTCACTGGATGCTATTATTACGACgattattttgatttgctgaaGCGTATTTAGAGGGCGGGGTTTGCGAGAGGGGCGGGGCTAgactataaacaaaaataaagccatatGTTCACATTTTCCCGTTTATTACGGTTTCCTGTAAGTTTAGTATTAAAGGTGTTTACTGTAATTGATTATGTCcaagtttaatttattgtagcaatgattaagaaaaaaaaatagaataacaattttccttttttttttttaaataatcatcgTCATACCATCAGGTGTAACATTTATTCTATTAAACCTTACAAATCTGGTTTGTAGTGAAACCAACAGACCAACAAAAATCCGACTCTTAAACGATTCATTCACTAAAGCATTACTCAGACTACAGCTTCTTTGAAACAGAACCAAACCTGCTCCGGGACAGGTTCTGTTCTACACCTCTATCGTTTATCATCGGTAAACAGTTATTGGACCAATCAGCTGTGAGCAAAGTTACGTAACTAAGTCCATAGCAGGCGTAGTAGCAAAATGGCTTCGCCGTATTTGGAGAATCCTGTAGACATCGGAGCCCAAATTGTACAAAGGGCTTTACACAGGGAAAGAGTTATTAGAGATAAACAAAACCCACTGGCATTTTCTGATGAGCACTTGTATGAGAGATACAGATTTTCATCGGAGGGAATGTTATATCTTTGTCGTCTTCTTGAGCCCCACATTAAAAACCCGACGCGGCGAAGCCACGCGACCACTGTCCCGCAAATGATTTGTATTGCTCTGCGCTTTTTTGCAAGTGGCACATACCTGTATGAGGTGGGCGATGCCGAGAAGCTCAGCAAAAACACAGTGTGCCGAACAATTCGTAGGGTGGTTATCGCACTCCAGAGATACATAAACACGTTCATTGTGTTCCCTGGACATTTACCCACTGTGGCCATAAAAGAGGGCTTCTCTAAAATAGCTGGTAAGATGGATTAATACACTAATGCACCATCAGTAATGATCGATGTTAAAAGTCTCTAAACAGATGTTTGATCTTTTGAAAGGATTCCCAAGAGTTATTGGAGCAATAGACTGCACACACATTCCAATCTCTACACCAACAAAACAAATTGAGGCTGATTATCTTAACAGAAAAGCTACTCATAGCATCAATGTTCAGGTAGGTATATTGCATTTGAGTAATATGCATATACAGTTCAAATCTAAAgtttacaccttgcagaatctgcaaaatgttaattattttaccaaaataagagggatcataaaaaaatgcatggtatgctttatttagtactgacctaaataagacatttcacataaaagatgtttacatgtagttcacaagagaaaataatttattaatagtttataaaaattaccccattcaaaagtttacatatgcttgatacTTAACACTGtggtgttacctgaatgatccacagctgttttttttgttttgtttttgagagtggttcatgagtctcttgtttgtcctgaacagttaaactgcctgcttttcttcagaaaaatccatcaggtcccacaaattctttgtttttcagcatttttgtgtatttgtactctttccaacaatgactgtatgattttaagatccgtcttttcacaatgaggacaactgagagactcatgtgcagctattacagaaggttcaaacactcactgatgcttcagaaggtaaaacaatgcattaagagccaggggtgaaaactttcaaACAGAGTGAAAATGCGTacgtttttcatattttgtcaaaatatcttttttattatttaatactccccttcagaagctacagaagatacgtacatgtttctcagaagacaaaagttttcacccccagctcttaatgcattgtgtttccttctggagcatcagtgagccttctgtaatagttgcatatgagtccctcagttgtcctcattgtgaaaagatggatctcaaaatcatacagttattgctgaaaacaatgctgaaaaaccaaagaatttatggaacctgtaggatttttctgatgaacagtgggcagttcaactgttcaggataaacaagggactcatgaacaaccatcgctaaacagaaaaaacacagctgtggatcattcaggtaacaacactgtattaagaatcaagtgtatgtaaacttttgaacagggtcatttttataaatacaactattattttctcttgctgactctatgtaaacgtcttttatgtgaaatattctattcaggtcagtactacataaaaaataacatgcattttgcccccttattttggtaaaataattaacattttgcagattccgcaaggtgtatgtaagcttttgacCCCAACTGTATTTCCCTATATGTAAACTATAGTATTTCACCTACTGTATGTTTATTACAGATGACTTGTGACCATCAGTGTATGGTCACTAGTCTGGATGCCAGATGGCCTGGTTCTATGCACGACACCCAAATTTTCGAGAAGTCGTTCTTATGTCAGCGCTTTCAAGAAGGTATGATAAAATGGGAACTGCAGGCAACAGTTTACTAGAATAGATTGTGACATTGTGACACACTTTTCTTGTTTCTGTTCATTGACAGGGCTGTTTGATGGTCTGTTGGTGGGAGACCAAACTTACGCATGCCAGAGCTTTTTGATGACTCCCTACCCTGGTCCGGAGACAAAACCACAACATGACTTTAACATGGCCCTTAGTCAAACCAGACTGAAGATAGACACGActtttgccattttaaaggcACGGTTTAACTGTCTTCGTGACTTAAGAGTGTCACCAGAGCGGGCATCTCAGATTGTAGGTGCATGTGTTATCCTCCACAACATAGCCACAATAAGGAAGGAGCGGGTGCCAAATGAATATGATCTTCCACCTGATGATATCGACCCCTTCACTCAGGACCATCCAGCAGGCAGAGCTGTCAGAGATGCCATTACAGCAGAATATTTCACTTAGcatttaataaaagcaaaatgacCATTTGCACATATTCCTTAATTGCCTTTTGTGTTGTTAGAGAGAAATGTTTCATATTAGGCCTTATTATTGCATTAACATTTGTTATGATTAAATTCTTAGCCATCTTTTCTCATGTTGATGTTGAAAATATTCAGTGTAAAGGCCATGACTGAAGATTAGGTGATTTTACACATTATTGTACAGTATTTTAAACCTTTGTAAAAACCAATCCACAGGTTGTGAATTTATGTGAactcataaattaaaaatgaaaaaaaaaggtctgtttctaataattttgttcacatttttatgAAAGACATACTCAGACTGTGACAGTTTGAGTTTatgcaaaattttattttgcatgtcaGACAGTGGAGACACTCTTTCAGACCTATTTTTATCTCTTCATTAATGTACAAACCTTGACTACAATATTAAACCAGGATTTTGACAGTGGCCTACCTCATTTTACAGCTTACAAATACTGGTAGAAAAAATAAAGTGCGTGAATGTACAAtgtaaaacaacagtaaaacagtgtaaaagtatAAAAGATCACAATCTACTTTACATTTTCCATTCAAAACACACAAGCTGAAAACACAGTGGAATGTAACACATGATTAAACAACATCAAACATGTCACGGTTAATGTGGATTAAAAAGATTTTTCCAAGTGGAACGGATGTCTATAATAGCAACGTTAGTGCatgggtgtgtttgtgtgagagagGGTGCATTTGAAGTCTGGATAACTATAAATGAACGTAACCTGTTATGTTCttctacattttcttttatcaCCCTAAAACAGATTGTaaatttacacacatttttaggCTTTTCCCACTTTTCTCACTGTTAAGACACTCCTTTTATCTCACTCTTTACCAAATGCCAAGCATAGAGtttatactgtaatattattatattgtattattatacagtatcaTTATCTTGCTTCTGCTTGTTTAGACTCCAACTATATTCTGTAACACAATAAACACCAACCTGTGAGGCAAAACTATCTCAAGTTTGTgctttacattttcatataacTCTTCAAATGTACATTCAAGGGTATTAAGAAACAAAGTTTCTTAACGAGAAACAAGCTTGCTACATTTTAcctaaaagcaatttttttttttcataattactcCACATTTAATATTTCCGGTACACATTATACCATTAtttgaaggattagttcacttccggaACAAACATcgacagataatttactcacccctttgtcatccaagatgttcatttctccctttctttagtcgtaaaaaaattgttCATTGAGGAAAAGATTTCGGGAACtatctccatatattggactttaaaggtgcccccaagtttaaactttcaaaatgcagtttaaatgcagcttcaaatggctcaaaacgatcccagccgagaaagaagggtcttatctagcgaaatgatcggtcattttcgaaacaaattgacaatttatatactttttaaccttaaatgctcatcttgtctcgtctctgagatgtgcatgtgtagtctgtgtaattcGGGTCAATACAGCTAgcgtatgtcgaaaaactctcgttttcttcttcaccttcaaaactttttcaacattgctgttttacctgctgtttgatgatctttgcatgttcacactgtaaacactgggtcggtacttctgcagcaatgtaggacaattttgaagtcggaggagaaaatgagaagggagttttttgacataccctaactgtcttgaactggaaaaaacagagctagacaagacaagcgtttgaggtgaAAAGTACagaaatttgtttagaaaatgatcgatcattttgctagataaaacccttcttccgtggctgggatcgtttaaagccctttgaagctgcatttaaactacattttggaagttcaagcttgggggcaccattgaagtccactatgtggagataattcctgaaatgttttcctcaacaaaCATAATtccttatcgactgaagaaagacagacgtgaacatggatgacaaggggtgagtaagtaaattatctgtgaatttttgttctggaagtgaactactcctctAACACCAGGCACTTTACTAACATGAACAGAagagaaaacacaaacatactaTGTCCCAAAAAGCACTAAGAAATTAAACGATTAccaaaaatagaaacaaaaaaggggaataaatagaaataacagCAGAATTCTAAACTGTTGAGAAAGTAACACCAACAAGCTATCTGGCCTGAACTGCCTGGTGTTTAATGCTGGTATAATGAGAATCTGCAGAGTATGGGCTATGGGTTTCATagtcaaattttaaaattaaagtaccGCATTGAACCTTTGCACAAAAATAGCAAAGGAATACAAACAGACATATAGAACAGTCTTCTCACCTTGAGTGAGGCATCATTACTCTTTGTCTTGGCAGTGATAATAGCACCAGTACCAGTCATACAACACAAGGCTCAGTGCCCATCTCTCTCCTGTTAATCCATCTGGTCCACTCTTCCTTGGATTGTTGTTTCGCTCTCTAATGTATCAGCACTCTTTCTCATATTAACacaaactatcactttaaagttTAACACTGAAGAGTGAAGGAGATGTGGGAGCAGATTTGAGGGCATTGTCTTAAACAACTACAATTTGGCAATACGCACACTGAGCATGTACCATCAATTCTTTTGTGCTCAGGGCTCAGTATGCTTAGTCTTCAAGAAAGCTGCCCATTGAATGTACCAAGTGAACATTAAGAATGTTAGATTGTTTATGTGTAAATTATACAAACTCAGTATTTTATACCACAGAGTCTCTGATCTCAGAGCCCAGTCGTACTCGTGGCCGAGGGCAAATGTCACTGACTTCCACATGGCTCTCTTTAAAGCCATTCTGTGGTGTTTGGGCGAGCGTCTGTGCTTCTTTGGAGTTGTTCTGCGTGCTTGTCTCTGATGAAGCAATTATATAACCACAGCTTTCCTCCAACGTCTGGTAGCTCTTGTGGTCGGATGGGGAGGTTGGAAGCGCACCAGCATTGAGGGGTAAACTCTCCCCAGGCCTGACTGTGCTTTTTTGGGCTCCTCCAGTTTGTTCTCCTCCTCTCAGTACCTCCTTCATCCGGCCCCTGTGTCGATATGCTACAGAGAGCCCAAACGAAAGCACACAAACAGCTAACAGCACACACACTACTGCCAGCTCTGTGCCGTACGTCTTTATGCGCATTTGAGCGGAGCGGGCCGTTTCACTGGACAAAACGTCCGATGAAATACTTTGGATTATAAGATGCGTATCCATCCGCCCAGTATTGGTTGTAGACTCAGAAAAAGGCTCTGCCTTCACACAGTAATTAGCCAGGAGTTGCCTGAAGCCATGTTCTTCTGACCAACACGAGAAGACCTCATCGCTGCCTGCTCTGCCACTGACTACCAACCCACCATCTGTGCTTGGGAACAGGAAGTGACCTACATCTGGCTTGTATGACCATTGCCTATGAGCATGGTTGGAGCGAAGATTGCAGGGTAGCAGGCGAAGAGTATTAGCTGGGATGATAACGAGTTCGCATTCAGATTCTTGGGAACTTGAGAAAGAACGTGGTAGCACTAGAAAGAGAGTAAGAGAGATGGGGGTTATGACATGTTCGAATGGATGATAGACGCTTGTGTATGTTAGGATTTGCAGGGTTACCTGAGCTCTCAGAGTCCACACTAAACATTGTgctgttacattttaaagtgtctGCCTTTTCAATATCCTGCTGCCATTGGCTGAAATAAGCATAGAAAGGTACAGATTGGTATTGGTACTGAAAATGATTAATGCAACAGATGCTTTGGAAAAGGGAAAGAAAGAAGACTTACTTTTGTGGCGGGATACGTGTGACGTCAGTACAGTGTGTGCCTGTCCAGGCACAGTATGGGTCTCTGGCCAAAACACACTCGCCACAGTTGTTATGGAAACTGCAGTTTGCTACTGGCAGCTGCACAATACCAGAGTGTGACGACACAAATAACAAACCCTGTTTGTTGAGAGAGAGGGTTCAAAGTAAGAGAGTGAAATGAATGCTTTGTGGAGCACAAAGGCaagtaaaatgtgcaaatgtttgttcatatacactactattcaagtttggggtcaatacattgtttaatgtttttttttaaagaaatgaattttattaagcaagaatgatttaaaatgatccaaagtaacattttacaatgccacataagatttctgtttcaaatgtatgctgttattttcaactttctattcatcgaaaaaaaatgtatctcaGATTCTACAAAAAACAAAGGCAGCACAACCGTTcaatagttacattttatacacccactcataaatataaatgtattagtatatgtaaaaattaacattaaccaaaattaaaggattagttcacttccagaaaaaaaaaatcctgataatttactcacccccatgtcattcaaaatgtctttctttcttcagttgcaaagaaattaaggtttttaaggaaaacattccaggatttttctctatataatgaaCTGAAACGgaggccaacaggttgaaggtccaaatatGAGTTTTAGGTccgcttcaaagggttctacgtgattccagctgaggaataagggtgttatctagcgaaatgatcagacattttctaaaaaaaaaaaaaaaaagctctgcaatgcacgtctgcaacttcacgcattatgtaattatgttggaaaggtcatgcatgcttagttcttcgtctgtgtactttggttcaaaagggtagggtagggcaaaaaacagcatctcattttctctttttgtaaaCGCTGTCTGagtttctttgcatgttcactttgtaaacactgggttggtaccgCTGCCTacgtcacgcgtgacctttccaacatgctAGTACAAAACGAGCCTccgtggttaaaaagtatatacatttttattttttctaagaaaatgactgatcgatTCGCTAGAttagacacttattcctcaactgggatcgtgtagagccctttgaagctgcactgaaactgcaatctggacccattgaagtccaccatatggagaaaaatcctggaatgttttccttaaaaaccttcatttctttttgacttgagaaagaaagacataaacatcctGGATGATGTGGGGGTGAATTaattatcaggaaatatttattctggaagtgaactaatcctttaataaacGCTGTAAAAgtgctgttcattgttagttcatgatttttaatgcattagctAATGGTactttgtaaagtgttaccgcataaacacacacacaccttagCTGAATCCAGCTCTATGTTTTGTACAGGTTGTTTCTCTGGGAACAGCTGGATCTCCTCAATGATGTGCATTATACCTGCTACATTCACAGCTTTTTGCAAACGTCCATCATCTGTCAAATCACAGGGCATAACGTTAACAGCTATTTAGAACAGAAATTAAATCACAGacactccaaaaaaaaatcctacatACCTGTGCCGATGAACATCACATCGTAAGCTCCGTGGAGGCCTTGCACATGGTGCACAGCGATTTGTGTGTAGTGCACAGAGTGTGTGAAGAGCACAGGCTGACTTTTGACAGGACTGTCCATCAGGAAGTGGTCTTTCACAAAGTTCAGTACCTTATCTGGCATATCAAGGGATGAGTCTATTCCCAGCTGCCTTGAAGCATTAGTTATACACTGTAGAagggaaacaaaaaaacaatcttcAAGAAAATCTTCAAAGAAGCTTAAAGATCCTCAGCTTATATAGAACTGGTAAAGTGCATATGAAACAATGTGTGTCATCTTACCATTCCAGGTCGTGGTTCAGGTacagagtgagtgtgtgtgtaccaCTGTTGTGTCTCTCGGTTCACTTCTTTGTAACGGCCATTAAATGCTTTTTCTACCTGTTCCAtgctgaacacacacactgctgaaCTGCCTGCTAGACCTTTACTCCTACAAAACATATAGCAACAAATTAGAAATAGTTTACATTAACATTTAGTTTTACATTCAGTTTCTAGTATGacttgttaaaggagaagtccacttccagaacaacaatttacagatagtgTAT
The sequence above is a segment of the Labeo rohita strain BAU-BD-2019 chromosome 7, IGBB_LRoh.1.0, whole genome shotgun sequence genome. Coding sequences within it:
- the harbi2 gene encoding putative nuclease HARBI1, yielding MASPYLENPVDIGAQIVQRALHRERVIRDKQNPLAFSDEHLYERYRFSSEGMLYLCRLLEPHIKNPTRRSHATTVPQMICIALRFFASGTYLYEVGDAEKLSKNTVCRTIRRVVIALQRYINTFIVFPGHLPTVAIKEGFSKIAGFPRVIGAIDCTHIPISTPTKQIEADYLNRKATHSINVQMTCDHQCMVTSLDARWPGSMHDTQIFEKSFLCQRFQEGLFDGLLVGDQTYACQSFLMTPYPGPETKPQHDFNMALSQTRLKIDTTFAILKARFNCLRDLRVSPERASQIVGACVILHNIATIRKERVPNEYDLPPDDIDPFTQDHPAGRAVRDAITAEYFT
- the sema4bb gene encoding semaphorin-4B, whose amino-acid sequence is MATKCKVQWKVSMETTNSVWLLFGTIWIFLAGALQATLASEDDVTARISFTYNAEGRSVREFSVDGVYNYSTLLLSPDENKIYVGARENIFSLSLDNISMTYLQKTLTWSTPERKRKECIFKGKDPQTDCFNYIKILLRLNSTHLYVCGTYAFSPICAYINISSFSLERDENGVHVMEDGRGRCPFNPEYRSTAITVDGELYTATVSNFQGNEPTIYRSLGSGTPLKTENSLNWLQDPAFVGSAHITGSDSERSDDQIYFFFSEMGKEFDFFDNTIVSRIARVCKEDQGGERVLQKKWTTFLKAQLLCSLPDDGFPFNIIQDVYVLPAQHKKNTLLYAVFTSQWSKGLAGSSAVCVFSMEQVEKAFNGRYKEVNRETQQWYTHTHSVPEPRPGMCITNASRQLGIDSSLDMPDKVLNFVKDHFLMDSPVKSQPVLFTHSVHYTQIAVHHVQGLHGAYDVMFIGTDDGRLQKAVNVAGIMHIIEEIQLFPEKQPVQNIELDSAKGLLFVSSHSGIVQLPVANCSFHNNCGECVLARDPYCAWTGTHCTDVTRIPPQNQWQQDIEKADTLKCNSTMFSVDSESSVLPRSFSSSQESECELVIIPANTLRLLPCNLRSNHAHRQWSYKPDVGHFLFPSTDGGLVVSGRAGSDEVFSCWSEEHGFRQLLANYCVKAEPFSESTTNTGRMDTHLIIQSISSDVLSSETARSAQMRIKTYGTELAVVCVLLAVCVLSFGLSVAYRHRGRMKEVLRGGEQTGGAQKSTVRPGESLPLNAGALPTSPSDHKSYQTLEESCGYIIASSETSTQNNSKEAQTLAQTPQNGFKESHVEVSDICPRPRVRLGSEIRDSVV